The following are encoded in a window of Brevibacillus sp. DP1.3A genomic DNA:
- a CDS encoding aromatic ring-hydroxylating dioxygenase subunit alpha, with protein MIVQDTVLRNEWIVACRSVDVQDRPIQVTIMGERVVLFRNEEGIHAFKDLCIHRGAALSLGCVREGKLVCPYHGWEYEASGACVKIPQLPADQAIPGKARAVIYGCAERYGFVWVNLANQSPEFFALPEFEDHRFRNVIWGPQTVTAKPPRIVENFLDVGHLAVVHEGYLGVETHMEIGDYRVHRDENGVIRTDEIKIFQPDPDGTGQAKHVYYTYEILRPLTVKFTKRDAENGNLMSILLTVMPLDEERSVAYGVLSFNYETNLSDEEIISFQNLIFAQDKPIVENQKPEDLPLDLQIELSLKCDRASIAYRQYLTEMGVTHGTA; from the coding sequence ATGATCGTGCAAGATACCGTGCTGCGTAATGAGTGGATCGTCGCCTGTCGTTCGGTGGATGTGCAAGACCGCCCGATCCAGGTCACCATTATGGGCGAGCGGGTCGTCCTCTTCCGCAACGAAGAAGGAATCCATGCGTTTAAAGACCTCTGTATTCACAGAGGCGCTGCCCTGTCTCTGGGCTGTGTCCGAGAAGGAAAGCTGGTCTGTCCGTACCACGGATGGGAATATGAAGCATCCGGAGCCTGTGTAAAAATCCCTCAGCTGCCTGCCGATCAAGCCATTCCAGGCAAGGCGCGCGCTGTTATATATGGCTGTGCAGAGCGCTATGGATTCGTGTGGGTGAATCTCGCTAACCAATCTCCTGAGTTTTTTGCCCTGCCGGAATTTGAGGATCATCGTTTTCGAAATGTCATTTGGGGGCCACAGACAGTAACGGCCAAGCCTCCACGCATCGTAGAGAACTTTTTGGATGTAGGCCATCTGGCTGTCGTTCATGAGGGTTATTTGGGTGTCGAAACACATATGGAAATCGGGGATTACCGCGTTCACCGCGACGAGAACGGTGTTATTCGCACGGATGAGATCAAGATTTTTCAGCCTGACCCGGACGGGACTGGTCAAGCGAAACACGTCTATTACACCTACGAAATCCTCCGTCCACTCACGGTAAAATTCACGAAACGCGATGCAGAAAACGGCAATCTGATGTCTATTTTGCTTACTGTGATGCCGCTGGATGAAGAGCGAAGCGTAGCTTATGGTGTACTTTCTTTTAATTATGAGACGAACCTTTCCGATGAGGAAATCATTAGCTTCCAAAACCTCATCTTTGCACAAGATAAACCGATCGTGGAAAATCAAAAGCCTGAGGACCTGCCGCT